The Oryzias melastigma strain HK-1 unplaced genomic scaffold, ASM292280v2 sc00968, whole genome shotgun sequence nucleotide sequence TGGATTGTACTTTATTACATTAAGCAACCATGGCCAACCTCTCCAGTCCTGTCAATCTTTATACtcttgacaaagaaaaaaaaacaaccctctgcatttaaccggacttgggaccggcacatgaAGGCACTGGATTGTGCTCCTCTGTGGttgcattattgtttttttttttttaatggtcatGTTACATAAAATACGATacaataaaatcatgaaaatcatCTGACATTTTGATAATGCAACTACATAACAATTGTGAAGGAAGtagaacaaaatatgaaataaaagaattgGATGCGGATGTTGGAGGACAGGAGGGAGAAAAGCAAACAGAATCATCTGAACGTCTTTTAGGTGGAGGGAGGTTAGTTTAGTTAATGTCTCCCTTTAGGTTTTAAGCCAAACAGCCGACGAAAAAACTTTGAGAAGGAGAACCTCTTCACAGGTTTATCCTTCAGCTCTTTGACTTCTTCCACTTTCTTCTGacttttctcccttttcttCTTGGAGTTTGTCTGCTGGAGTGTTTGCAGACATTCGTCCAATTCTTCAGTCTTGTTGAGAGCTGGAGCTTCTTGATCTTCTCCTTCTTCAAAGACCAGCTCAGTGTCTTTGTCTTCTGCTTCACTCTCTTTATTGTCCTCCAActctaaagttataaaaatgtagttttggagtgttcaatacatgtttatcctgttctaaggtgtgttttggattttggccccttgtgtgattcagtttgacacccctacctTGGAATGACCTATCTGGAAAGTTTGGATTCATAAATTTGGTCttctgacaatttttttttgaatgtttgagtCAATAAAAATCTTGAAAGCTTCCAGCGACGTCACCAAGTTGGAATTGGAGAGTGTCTTCCTGCAGGAGTGACCCTCTTGTGAAACTCACACGCTAAATGACGCTGATATTCCCCTCCTCTGTTGTCCTATTTGGAGTCATTTTCCAGCAGCCGAACATCATTTTCCGTAAACAGCTGGAGGCCCTTTGAGATTGTTCCACATTTCTAATACATTTCATTTCGCTGTTATCTATTCAGGGACAGAAAAAGACGCCGTTCCTGGTGATAGCTTGGTGTGCACCTCGAAGGTTAAGAGTTCATGAAGACACCACCACGCTCCGGTTAATCCCCTGTTCTCCAGCATATGTGCTGGAGGAGATCAAGAAGCTGTCAGCTGTTTATATCCCTGTGGTCGTCCCCTCGGAATAATACCAGAGTCTATTTAAACATTATCTCCATGACCTCTGGGTACACAGACGCTCCGCAGGGATCTGCAGGATTAACCGCAGCCTCTAAGGTAACCAGAATCATTATGAACAGCAGCCGCGCTTTGAAAACAGCCATAACAACACATTAGCATTGAAATGAGGTAGCACTTTGTCAGAAGGTAGTTCTGGGTCACAGACACAAACGCTGAAAGCCGCCGGGGGACGTGGGCGCACACGGCTCGGCGACATCACTAATGTCAGCAGTGTTAACACGCCGGCGGGGTCGCAGAAGACTGCGCCGTGATCAacatcttctgctgtttttttcagctgctgagGAGAAACAGGACGTAAAACGATTAACCGCAATTTGGAACTCAATTAACAATCAATAAATTAGATGACAACATTTAAACACAGGAAATGCGTTTTTCATTGAATACAAATGACTGTAATTTGAACACTTGGAGACAATTCCCTTTAATTCCCGATTGAGATGGTCTAAACAATTtataaactaatatttaaattGGATGTTATATGTCTAtttattgttaatgtttttctcttgtgtttattgctgaaattgcttgaaattaaccaataaaaaagactaaaaaaatttttatcaaaacattcttttaaaaatatgagcTTATTTTCTGCCACTCACTGAGACAAAAATTAGCATCTACTCATAAGCGAAAACATAagcgatatatatatatatatatNNNNNNNNNNNNNNNNNNNNNNNNNNNNNNNNNNNNNNNNNNNNNNNNNNNNNNNNNNNNNNNNNNNNNNNNNNNNNNNNNNNNNNNNNNNNNNNNNNNNNNNNNNNNNNNNNNNNNNNNNNNNNNNNNNNNNNNNNNNNNNNNNNNNNNNNNNNNNNNNNNNNNNNNNNNNNNNNNNNNNNNNNNNNNNNNNNNNNNNNNNNNNNNNNNNNNNNNNNNNNNNNNNNNNNNNNNNNNNNNNNNNNNNNNNNNNNNNNNNNNNNNNNNNNNNNNNNNNNNNNNNNNNNNNNNNNNNNNNNNNNNNNNNNNNNNNNNNNNNNNNNNNNNNNNNNNNNNNNNNNNNNNNNNNNNNNN carries:
- the LOC112141604 gene encoding glutamic acid-rich protein (The sequence of the model RefSeq protein was modified relative to this genomic sequence to represent the inferred CDS: added 127 bases not found in genome assembly), coding for MLDGEEMEEDEEMEEDEEMEEDEEMEEDEEMEDCDEMEENEEMEDNKESEAEDKDTELVFEEGEDQEAPALNKTEELDECLQTLQQTNSKKKREKSQKKVEEVKELKDKPVKRFSFSKFFRRLFGLKPKGRH